The sequence below is a genomic window from Luteitalea sp..
CGGAGCTGCGCCAGGCCGTTGCCGATGATCCGCTGTGTGGTGAGCAACATCATCAGGCGCAAGAACTCGGCCTGCGTGAGCGGTCGCCGTTTCGCGCGGCTCATGAGCTGTGCGATCGGCAGGTTGAGCGCATCGTGCTCGTCCATCTGCTCCGCGGTCATCTCGACGGGCACTCGCGTGTCGGTCCGCGCAGGCAGCTGCGACAACACTTCATGGCGGCCGCGTCGGATCATGCAGCCGGCGAGACGTGCCCGCAGCGTGTCGAGGTTCCTGGCGCCGCCGATCTCGGCCTTCCCATCCACGGACGTCGTGTGCCACGGTACCAAACGCCACTTCGGCTCCAGCGCCATGTCGTCGACCCATTCGACGATCGACGCGAGCTCGTCGAGCCGGTTCTCCATCGGCGTGCCCGTGAGGACGAGGCGATACCGCGGATCCAGGCGCTTCACGGTGAGCGCGGTCTTCGTCGCCCAGTTCTTGATCCGCTGCGCCTCGTCCACCACGACGATGTCCGGATTCCAGTCGCGAACAATATCGAGATCCCTGATGAGCTGTTCGTAATTCGCCACGAGGAACCCGCGGCGGCATGTCTCGAACATGGCACGACGCTGGCCGGGTGTTCCTTCGACGATCTCGGCGGGCGCGTTCGTAAAGAGCCGCCATTCGCGAATCCACTGCGGTTTGAGGGCGGCCGGAACCAACAGGAGGCCACGGCGAACGCGGCCAGTGCTCCAGAGGGTGTGGCACGCGGCAATCGCTTGCGCGGTCTTGCCGAGCCCCATGTCATCGGCGAGCAGCAGCCTGCCCCGCACGAGAAACGACTCGACCGCTTCACGCTGATAGGGATAGAGCCGCTGCTTGAGGCTCCCCAGCGCTTCGCGCAGGCGCTCGATGGCGCGCGTGGCTTGGATCTCGCCCGCGAGTCGCCGACGGTCTGCCTGGAGCAACATGTGTAAGGCCGGCTCGTCGTCGCCGTCTCTGAGCGCGCTGAGCAGTCGACCCACCAGCGCCAACCGCTGCGCGGGTGCTTCGGGCGTCTTCACGGTCCAGGCATCCCCGTCCGTTGGATGCAGCCACTGTCGCAGATCGCGGGCGGGTGTGCCGTCCACCCAATGAACGCGCGCCAGCCAGTCGCCGGGACCCGTCAACGGGCGGACCGGATCCCAGCGCAGCAGTCCGGCGTTGGAGGTCGGCGTGCGCGCGACGTGCAGTCCGCGGCGCTTCGCGGCCACCTTCTCCAAGACCGCGAGGAGATGCTTGCAAAGGCCGAGCGAGCTCCGCAGGAAGTCCGCGCAATCGCAGCTGCCGTCGATGGGCTCGATCCCACGGAGGAGCGTGCGGTAGGGCTGTGCACGCGACTCACGGCGTCGCGTCGCGTAAAGTCCCACGAGCCGACCCCGCGGCGGTCGCGCAACAATCTGGACGTCGGCAGTGCGGGCGGAGGCAAGCCGGCGAAGGACAGCCTCGAGCGCGTCGCGCTGGACCGGCCAGTCCGCGTCACGGGTGACCGACAGGATGTGGCGAACGATCATCTCCGATGGCAGGGCGCCGGTCCGCCGGTGGGCGCGTGCGAGCAGCGTCGCATACGCCTCGCTCTGGGTACTTGCTATCACCTGTGGCTCAACCGAGATCCGCTGCATGTTATCCCTCCGTGCGCTCGCGGATGCGCGACGGGTAGGATACGGAAGAAAGCGAACGGACGCCAACCCGTCGAGGGATGACATTCTGAAGGCCGCGTGAGCACGCAGTCCCGGTCAGCGCCGGGCGCGTCATCATCACGGGCCCAACGACGCCACCGATGTCACGATGACGCCATCGGGCCGGACGTAGGTTGGGCTGTCCGCAACGACAACAACCAGGGCACCACACAGCGCGTTCGTCTCCTCCGAGAGCTTGCGCCGAAGGGCGAGCAGGTTGTGCGCTCCTTCGTCGACACGGCTGTGGCCGAGTTTGGTCTCGATCCCAATCCAGCGGCCATCGGCGGCCTCGACGATGGCGTCGACCTCGAGCCCTTTGTTGTCCCGGTAGAACCGAACGGTGGATCGGCGGGCTTGTGCGTACACACGCAGGTCGTGGACGACCTGCGACTCGAAGAGGAAGCCAGCCAGCTCGATCTCCGGCCCGAGCAGGCGCCGGAGTGTAGCAGCAATGGCGGCTACCGCGAGCGAGGGGTCGGCGAGATGACGCTTGGGCGTTGCGGCCAAGCGATGATTGCTCTGCCTAAACTAATCGTACCCTATTTGATATATGAGTCGTACTACAAATAGCTTAGGAATCGTACCTTCTATAAAAATTGGATCGTACCATCATTCACTTCGTCCGCTCACTAAAACCCTTGAGAACCCAAAAGTTGACGCATTGAGTCAGTCTTCTGGGCTCGCAAGTGAGCGTCGCCCCTCGACTCGCTGTCGCTCGCTCGGGGCGCCCTGAGCGTAGTCGAAGGGCGGGGGGCGCGGCCGCAGGCCGCGGTCCGCAAGAACTCGATTGAAAGACCGGGGCGGGCGTCGAAGAACCTCATTGACGATTGGGCGGTACGGCAGACAGGCGCCCTTATCGATTGATCGCTCGAAGCGGTCGACCGACTGCTCTCCGCCGTGCTAACCGGCGTACGAAGAAGCGCCGCGATCTTCGCTGCCGCTCAGCGCCTTGCGAACTTGAGGTGCGTCACCTTTGGCGTGGCGACCGTTCGCATCAGATCGAGCCCATGTAGATCGTCGCCAACGCCGTCGAACAGGCGCTCACCGCTGCCGAGGAGCGTCGGCACGACGTGGATTTCCATTTCATCGACGAGGCCGGCCGCCAGATACTGCTGGGCAGCCTTTGCTCCGCCGGCCAGCGACACCCCCCTACCGTCGGCGGCTTGCCGCGCCCGTTCGAGCGCCGCCTCGATGCCGTCAGTGATGAACGTGAAGGTCGTCCCGCCTTCGAGCTCGAGCGGTTCGCGAGCGTGATTGGTGAGCACGAACACCGGGTGATGGAACGGCGGGTTCGCTCCCTACCAGCCGTTCCAGGGCTTATTGGTATCCCAGGGACCGGGGTGTCCGCCAAACATGTTGCGTCCCATGACCGTCGCGCCGATATCAGCAAGCGACTCCTCGACAACCTGCGTACTTTCGTTGACCTCTCCGCCTTCGAGCCCGTGCGACGCGCGCCAGGTCGCGAGCGGAACTACCCATTGATGTAAACGCATACCACCGATCCCGAGCGGATTGTCAACGCTCTGGCTGGGACCGGCCACAAAGCCATCCAACGACATCGAAATCCTGAGGCGCAGCTTGGACACGTTCTACCTCGCTTGAAAAGCTCTCCCGTACCAGACACCAGCTCACAGGTGCGTTCAGGGACTTTACCATGACGCTCTGAGGTGGTTGCGAACACTGCCGGTTCAGTCCGACCTCCGAAACCATCACACGCCGCCGTCGCCTCTACGCGTAGCTCGGCTGACGGCCGGCACTTCGCGGACCTCCTCCCAACGGAAGTATCTTCTATCCGCTATCTCGAGCATTTGACGATCCTCTTCCGTATCGCCGTAAGCGTGGACCATCACATAGTCGGCCAGCGCGTAACGTTCCCGAATTCGTCTCGCCTTCTCTTCCCCGCAGCAGTCACCACGCAGGTATCGTCCCGTGAGGCGTCCGTCCCGCGCCTCGAGCTGCGTGCAGATCACATCCAGACCGAGCGCTCGGCACCATGGTCCAAGGTAGACGTCGAGCGAAGCCGAGACGATAACGATCCGATCCCCTCGGGCCCTGTGCCATGCAATTCGCTCGTGTGCTACCGGGCGGATCAGACCGGGCAAGACTTCCGTGGCGTACCGCTCTCCCAATCGGCGCAGGCGGTCCGGGTCTTCTCCCCAGAACCCGACCCTCGACATGGCCTTTCTGATGGCCCGTTCCGACACCAATCTCCATTGGTACCCAACGATCTTCGGAGCGAGCATGATGGCGCCGACGAGCTTTCGTCGTGGACGCACCGCGAGACGCACGAAACCGGGATATGTGCCCTTGGTCGTGATGGTGCCGTCGAAGTCGAAAAGCGCCAGGTCCATGCGACATCCCTCGCGGTCGGCAGCCGTTACTGACTGCTGAGCCTAACCCAAACACTGGCCTCCCATCCTCTTGCTTACCGAGACGGCCGGTGCTAATCTTGGCTCGGTAACCGAGATAACTATGTTATGCATCTCACACGTTGTGACGCTGAAGGAGGCCTGACCGATGCGACTGGAGCGCTGGTTCTACACGGTGCCGCTCCGGCTGCGTGCCCTGTTTCGCCGCCGACAACTCGATCACGAGCTGAACGAGGAGTTGCAGGATCACATCGAGCGGCAGATTGACGAGCACGTCGCGAAAGGGCTGACGCTCGAACAGGCACGCACCGTCGTTTTGCGTCGCTTTGGCGGCCTCGAGCGACGCAAGGAGGAGTGCCGCGACATGCGACGCCTGAACCTCGTTGAAGACCTATGGAAGGACGTCGGGCATGCCGTGCGCGTGCTGCGCCGGAGTCCGGGCTTCACAGCCGTCGCCGTCTTGACGCTCGCCCTCGGGATCGGCGCGAACACCGCCATTTTCAGCGTGGTGTACGGCGTGTTGCTGAAGCCACTTTCGCTTCATCAGCCGGACCGCCTGCTCGCCGTGTGGCTCCGGGCTCCAGGGCTCAACATACCCCTGCTCGAACAGGGTCCTGCCACGTACTTTACCTATCGTGAGACCGGTCGGGTCTTCGAGGATATCGCGTTATGGGACGCCACACAGGTCTCGGTTACCGAACGCGGCGAGCCGGAGCGCGCACAGGCCTTACGAGTCACGGACGGCCTGCTGCCGCTGCTGCGCGTGCAGCCGCTGCTCGGCCGGACTTTCACGAAGGAGGATGATGCCCCTGGCAGCCCACTGCGGGTGATCTTGATGCACGGGTATTGGCAGCGCAGGTTCGGCGGCGCCCCAGACGCGGTCGGGCAGTCACTGAACGTTGATGGTCAGCCTCATGAGGTGATCGGTGTCCTGCCACGATCGTTTACGTTCCCGCGCACGGCTGCTGCCGTGTTGTTGCCATTCCAACTCAATCGAGCCGAGGTGGTCGTGGGAACGGACTTCAGCTATCAGGCGATCGCACGGCTGAAGCCTCGCGTCACCCTCGAACAGGCCAACGCGGACGTGGCGCGCATGATCCCGCTGATGTTCGATCGGTTTCCGTTGCCGCCCGGAGCCACGCGCAAGATGTTCGACGAGGTGCGGCTGGGTCCGAATGTGCACCCACTTTCCGCGGACGTGATCGGCGACGCCGACCGCGTGCTGTGGATTCTCTTTGGTACGGTGGGCCTGGTGCTCCTCATTGCGTGTGCGAACGTGGCCAATCTCTTCCTCGTGCGAACAGAGGGACG
It includes:
- a CDS encoding HAD-IB family hydrolase; the encoded protein is MDLALFDFDGTITTKGTYPGFVRLAVRPRRKLVGAIMLAPKIVGYQWRLVSERAIRKAMSRVGFWGEDPDRLRRLGERYATEVLPGLIRPVAHERIAWHRARGDRIVIVSASLDVYLGPWCRALGLDVICTQLEARDGRLTGRYLRGDCCGEEKARRIRERYALADYVMVHAYGDTEEDRQMLEIADRRYFRWEEVREVPAVSRATRRGDGGV
- a CDS encoding DUF4143 domain-containing protein: MAATPKRHLADPSLAVAAIAATLRRLLGPEIELAGFLFESQVVHDLRVYAQARRSTVRFYRDNKGLEVDAIVEAADGRWIGIETKLGHSRVDEGAHNLLALRRKLSEETNALCGALVVVVADSPTYVRPDGVIVTSVASLGP